A genomic window from Gemmatimonadaceae bacterium includes:
- a CDS encoding ABC transporter ATP-binding protein, whose translation MTPLLSCRDLVHRYARDRAPALDGVTLALGDGIVGLVGANGAGKSTLLRCIAGLERHSSGQLLVRGLPAQAYRLQHGIGSIPERPYFPSYLTAAEFLTGMRQRAGSPVATEPEHELADSLGLAEIASYRLDALSLGQSRRVELLAALIGDPDLVLLDEPTNGLDPIALAALRRGILASHRPGRLILVSSHHLDELQRIVQRVVLMSGGKVSAELDAAALGDGGDAIERHFLALETSRAR comes from the coding sequence ATGACTCCCCTGCTCTCCTGCCGCGACCTGGTGCACCGGTACGCGCGCGACCGCGCGCCCGCGCTCGACGGCGTCACGTTGGCCCTCGGCGACGGCATCGTCGGGCTCGTCGGCGCGAACGGTGCCGGCAAGAGCACCTTGCTGCGCTGCATCGCTGGCCTCGAACGCCACAGCAGCGGCCAACTCCTGGTGCGAGGGCTCCCCGCGCAGGCGTACCGCTTGCAACACGGCATCGGGAGCATCCCCGAGCGACCGTACTTTCCGAGCTACCTCACCGCAGCCGAGTTCCTCACCGGAATGCGCCAGCGCGCGGGCTCGCCCGTAGCCACCGAGCCCGAGCACGAACTTGCCGACTCGCTCGGTCTCGCGGAGATCGCCTCGTATCGCCTCGATGCGCTCTCGCTGGGCCAGTCGCGCCGGGTGGAACTGCTCGCGGCGTTGATCGGGGATCCCGACCTCGTGCTGCTCGACGAACCGACCAACGGACTCGACCCGATCGCGTTGGCGGCCCTGCGCCGCGGCATCCTCGCGTCACATCGGCCGGGTCGGCTCATCCTCGTGTCATCGCATCACCTCGACGAGCTCCAGCGCATCGTCCAGCGCGTGGTGCTGATGAGCGGCGGCAAGGTCTCTGCCGAACTGGATGCCGCCGCCCTTGGGGACGGCGGCGACGCCATCGAACGACACTTCCTCGCGCTGGAGACCTCCCGTGCTCGCTGA
- a CDS encoding protein kinase: MTSPRPGIPAALSERYQLRREIGVGGMAVVLEAWDTRQEREVAVKVMRPELISASLADRFQREIAVAAKLVHPHIVPIYDAGVEGHTLYFVMPLLQGGTLRERLVRDGALPFAAVRRLADEIGSALHFAHEQGLVHRDVKPENLMLTPGGAMLGDFGIARSGALPPPGMETTGGFIGTPTYASPEQLAATAPAGPASDQYSLACVLFEALTGRAPFVADNAADLVVAHCTAPVPSAAALLPEIPAVMDAALQRAMAKAPGERFESCAAFVDAFTDVDTAATLPRSSAPSPVRRAAIGVGALAVVAAAVYAGGGFDSLLRNDRPLSIAVLPCANYSGDPMQEYFSDGVTEQVIAQLSTLPNLHVINMLSVLRYKGSTKAARDIGRDLDADLLVQCSANRQAEGVRISAQLVDARTQTVLLTRNYTADGQEVLQPQLDAALDIAEAMSITLSARGRRRLGAVGTQSDSAWHLYMRGRHAWNDGTLSGLQRSLVLLGQATAEDSSFALAWAGIADAQLSLVGRWMVRGAPRYEAARYAIDLALAARPDLGEALAARGRWQHRANWNFARARDDLRAARRASPSAWQPWLDHAKLESVQGRHDPAILLARTAVSLDPLNAINVLGLAEILYFARRYEEALAQVNRAIELEPTFAFNHLWRAMILLGMNRPQEAAVSARESARLAQRHPGVLAILARAEAESGRRASARAILAEMDSAPVEAYVPPTLVAVVHMGLGETNDAIAALTRAVEDRDWFITELAVHPLADPVRNNPRVRVLLQRMGLDRVPAPVSTGPVAAVAAPAVRAGQD; encoded by the coding sequence GTGACCAGTCCCCGTCCCGGCATCCCCGCGGCTCTTTCCGAGCGCTACCAGCTGCGCCGAGAGATCGGCGTAGGGGGGATGGCCGTCGTCCTCGAGGCCTGGGACACGCGCCAAGAGCGCGAAGTGGCGGTGAAGGTGATGCGCCCCGAGTTGATCAGCGCCTCGCTCGCCGACCGATTCCAGCGCGAGATCGCGGTGGCCGCCAAGCTGGTGCATCCGCACATCGTGCCCATCTACGATGCCGGCGTGGAAGGCCATACGCTGTACTTCGTGATGCCCTTGCTGCAGGGCGGGACGTTGCGCGAGCGCTTGGTGCGTGATGGCGCGTTGCCGTTTGCGGCGGTGCGGCGCCTGGCCGACGAAATCGGTTCGGCCCTGCACTTTGCGCACGAGCAGGGGTTGGTGCATCGCGACGTGAAGCCGGAGAACCTGATGCTGACCCCCGGTGGAGCGATGCTCGGGGACTTCGGCATCGCGCGCAGTGGCGCGCTGCCGCCGCCGGGAATGGAGACCACGGGCGGCTTCATCGGCACGCCGACGTACGCGAGTCCGGAGCAGTTGGCCGCGACGGCGCCAGCCGGACCGGCCAGTGACCAGTACTCGCTGGCCTGCGTGCTCTTCGAGGCGCTGACGGGTCGTGCGCCGTTCGTCGCCGATAACGCCGCGGACCTCGTCGTGGCGCACTGTACGGCACCGGTGCCGTCTGCGGCGGCGCTGTTGCCGGAGATTCCCGCCGTGATGGACGCGGCGCTCCAGCGCGCGATGGCAAAGGCGCCTGGCGAGCGTTTCGAGAGCTGCGCGGCATTCGTGGACGCCTTCACCGATGTGGACACCGCGGCCACCCTGCCGAGGTCTTCCGCTCCCTCCCCGGTTCGGCGCGCGGCGATCGGTGTCGGCGCGCTCGCGGTCGTCGCGGCCGCTGTCTATGCCGGGGGCGGTTTCGACAGCCTGCTGAGGAACGATCGCCCGCTGAGCATCGCCGTCCTCCCCTGCGCCAACTACAGCGGCGATCCGATGCAGGAGTACTTCAGCGACGGCGTCACGGAGCAGGTCATCGCGCAGCTCTCCACGTTGCCCAACCTGCACGTGATCAATATGCTGTCGGTGCTGCGATACAAAGGCAGCACCAAGGCGGCCCGCGACATCGGGCGCGACCTCGACGCCGACCTGCTGGTGCAATGCAGCGCCAACCGCCAGGCGGAGGGCGTGCGCATCTCGGCGCAGCTGGTCGATGCGCGGACGCAGACCGTGCTCCTGACGCGCAACTACACGGCGGACGGCCAAGAGGTCCTGCAACCGCAGCTCGACGCCGCGCTCGACATCGCGGAGGCGATGAGCATCACCCTGAGCGCGCGGGGACGCCGGCGGCTCGGGGCAGTCGGGACGCAGAGCGACTCAGCCTGGCACCTCTATATGCGCGGGCGTCACGCCTGGAATGACGGCACGCTCAGTGGCTTGCAGCGCTCGCTCGTCCTGCTGGGGCAGGCCACGGCGGAGGACAGCAGCTTCGCGCTCGCGTGGGCAGGGATCGCGGATGCCCAGCTCTCCCTCGTCGGACGCTGGATGGTGCGTGGCGCCCCTCGGTACGAGGCGGCGCGATACGCCATCGACCTCGCGCTGGCGGCACGACCGGATCTCGGGGAGGCGCTCGCGGCGCGAGGCCGATGGCAGCATCGCGCCAACTGGAACTTTGCCCGCGCGCGCGACGACCTGCGCGCGGCGCGACGGGCGAGTCCCAGTGCGTGGCAGCCGTGGCTCGACCACGCCAAGCTCGAGTCGGTCCAGGGTCGTCACGACCCGGCGATTCTGCTCGCCCGAACTGCCGTGAGCCTGGATCCGTTGAACGCCATCAACGTGCTCGGGCTCGCGGAGATCCTCTATTTCGCCCGCCGCTATGAGGAGGCCTTGGCGCAGGTCAATCGTGCGATCGAACTCGAGCCGACCTTCGCGTTCAACCATCTCTGGCGGGCGATGATCCTGCTCGGGATGAATCGTCCGCAGGAGGCGGCGGTCTCGGCGCGCGAGTCCGCCCGGCTGGCCCAGCGGCATCCCGGCGTACTCGCCATCCTTGCGCGCGCCGAGGCGGAGTCGGGGCGCCGGGCCTCCGCCCGCGCCATCCTCGCCGAGATGGACAGCGCCCCCGTCGAAGCCTACGTGCCGCCGACGCTGGTGGCCGTCGTGCATATGGGGCTCGGCGAGACCAACGACGCCATCGCGGCGCTCACGCGGGCCGTGGAGGACCGTGACTGGTTCATCACGGAGCTGGCGGTGCATCCCCTGGCCGATCCGGTGCGGAACAACCCCCGCGTGCGCGTGCTGTTGCAGCGGATGGGGCTTGATCGTGTGCCGGCTCCGGTCTCGACCGGCCCGGTCGCCGCGGTCGCCGCGCCGGCCGTGCGGGCGGGACAGGACTGA
- a CDS encoding metal-dependent hydrolase: protein MDPITHTMTGAVLARAGGDRLTPLAPATLMLAANAPDIDIYTVWTETSFGSIAFRRGWTHGPVFLTLLPIVVTLLVWLWDVAVRRRRNPSKPPVRLGWTFALALVGTLSHPLLDWLNTYGVRVLMPFSKTWFAGDSVFIIDPYWWALLGLTLLLARARRSIATVRFAAAVAFLYPAVLVAVSAAGDRLALVEAERVALGNVREILYQPRPGNPLAAQLIAVTSDAYHIGALSWVGEPRVRFGDTTIARGPWNDPLVRRAAEDRDVRDYLVWARYAWVRLDSANGAPVSVTFGDARFPERGFAGGLSGLRVPLVAPPVAP, encoded by the coding sequence ATGGATCCGATTACGCACACGATGACCGGCGCGGTGCTGGCGCGCGCCGGTGGCGATCGCCTGACGCCCCTGGCGCCGGCGACGCTGATGCTCGCAGCCAACGCGCCGGATATCGACATCTACACCGTGTGGACGGAGACCAGCTTCGGTAGCATCGCGTTCCGCCGCGGCTGGACCCACGGCCCGGTGTTCCTGACACTGCTGCCGATCGTCGTGACGCTACTCGTGTGGCTGTGGGACGTGGCCGTCCGACGCCGGCGAAACCCGTCCAAGCCGCCGGTGCGCCTCGGCTGGACCTTCGCGCTCGCGCTCGTGGGGACGCTCAGCCACCCGCTGCTCGATTGGCTCAACACCTACGGGGTGCGGGTACTGATGCCGTTCAGCAAGACCTGGTTCGCCGGCGACTCGGTGTTCATCATCGACCCCTATTGGTGGGCCCTGCTGGGACTGACACTGCTCCTGGCGCGGGCGCGCCGCTCGATCGCGACCGTGCGCTTCGCCGCCGCGGTCGCGTTCCTGTATCCCGCGGTACTGGTGGCCGTCAGTGCCGCTGGCGACCGCCTCGCCTTGGTCGAGGCCGAGCGAGTCGCACTCGGCAATGTGCGTGAGATCCTGTATCAACCCCGTCCGGGCAACCCGCTGGCGGCGCAGCTGATTGCGGTGACGTCCGACGCGTACCACATCGGCGCGCTGTCGTGGGTGGGGGAACCGCGGGTGCGCTTCGGCGACACGACCATCGCGCGGGGGCCGTGGAATGACCCGCTGGTGCGGCGCGCGGCCGAGGACCGGGACGTGCGGGACTACCTCGTGTGGGCGCGCTACGCCTGGGTACGGCTGGACTCCGCGAACGGGGCGCCGGTGTCGGTCACCTTCGGCGATGCCCGGTTTCCAGAGCGCGGCTTCGCCGGTGGGCTGAGTGGGTTGCGGGTTCCTCTGGTGGCGCCTCCTGTGGCGCCCTAA